agaaaagacaaatataaacaaataattaataGATCATGTAACAAATAGCAAATAATAGAGCAAGTAACGGAGCGTAACGAGTCATGTACTAAAAACAATAATGATAATTGATACTTGACTTGGTCTTGGAAGTAATGAAAATTATCGATTTGTTACTTGCCTTGACAACACCGAGTACTTGAATTTTTAAGGCGGATACGAGTCAAGTAGCGTACTTGAATTTACAAGGCGAATACGAGTCAAGTAACGAGTTCAAGACGAGTAACGAGTAATGATGTCCGGCCCTAGTTTCATTTGTTATAGTAGATTTAAGAATCTCTCAAAGAAGTATATGTAATTTACAAAGTTGAGCCAATATTTAATCCAGTACTTTTGCAAATCACCCTTGCATGTCCACCAATTGTAACAAATAATTGAAGCATCAAAAGttatttttcttccttttattGCTGGAAGAAAGTGAATGCTTTGCCATCACTATTGTCAGcagtttattataaaaaagaaataataaatatgtttattgCAAGTAGTACTTGGTGGTGCTATCCATGTGAGTTGTGTGCACCGGGGGAGCACAAACTTCCCCCACTCCCACAGGCCACGTTTGTCCCTTTAAAAGtttatgtttgtttatttatgaCTGAGTGAGTGAGAGATCGAAATGAAGTCTCTCCTTTGAACAATTTttgaagttcaagtgttaaTCTCAAAAGTAATTTGACTGAGTGAGTGAGAGATCGATCGGAATCCGGCATCGACGGAATCAGCTTGAACGGGAGAAATGTAGGGGCCGTGATGGTGGCGCCTAGGGATGTAGACGTAGCAAGTCAGAGTGGATGCAGGGTCAACATATACGTGAACAGCAACGTTCAAGCGACTTGTGGGTCAGCTCTGTTTGGTAGCAAGGTCAAGCTAAGAGATCCTGGTGTTCATCTCCATATCGAAGACGTTAAAATGCCCCGTGAAGACGGATCTAGACAGAAAGAGATGAGGTTGATTAAGGTTGGGTTATGTTTGGTCTGTCTCTTTAACGTCTTTCTAGGACTCTTTCTTTTGCTCTCCTCTTGGCTCCGGAAGGAAACCGAGTCCATATAGATATCACCCCATCCACCCATGTTCATGGTAAAGAAGGGTCAAAGAAACACATATGATGTAAATTTTTAGATTATTCTGAAACGGTTAATATCCACATCTACAAGGGTCAAATAAACACATATGTATGctgtatattatttttacatgtttttCTAGATTGTTACGAAGGTTGATGTTATATTCCGATTATGTAAATTCAGTAGTAGTCTAGTGGGGCAAACGTGTCGAACAAAGTCAGGAGGCAACCACATTGTAAGAGCATTTTCAATCcacttctatttttaaaaatctctattatataagaaaaatacatttagtttttgttcctatgtgttcctctataatagaaaaatgttatatattcttCTCTTTGTAAAGAAATGTCATTTTTACTctgaatatatacataaatatagcATTTTCTATTTATGGaaacaaatataacattttttgttataaaagaatACAATAGGCAGAAacataatttctattttttctctataataaaaatctttaaaatagaGATGGATTGGATATAGTATAAGTTAAACGTACCAATCACAATCCCAGATACGAGATGGAACTGAAAACTACATTAGTTGGAGTATATTttttctacatatatatattttcccaTCCAACCATTGGATGATTAATAAGAGGACTACGGTTTCATTTGTTATAATAGATTTAAGAAACTTTCAAGAAGTACATGTCATTTACAAAGTTGAGCCACTATTTAAACCAGTACTTTTGCAAATCACACCCTTGCATGTCCACCAATTGTAACAAATAATTGAAGCATCAAaagttatttttcttctttttattgcTGGAAGAAAGTGAATGCTTGGCCATCTATTGTCAGCAGTTTATTATAAAAAGCAATAATAAATATGTTCATTGCAAGTAGTACTTGGTGGTGCTATCCATGTGAGTTGTACACTGGGGGAGCACAATCTTCCCCACTCCCACAGGCCACGTTTGtcccttttaaaatttatgtttgtttatttatgaCTATGATGAGTGACAGATCAAAATGAAGTCTTCTCCTTGGAACATTTTTGAAGTGTAAGTGTTAATATCCAAAGTAATTTGGATTGGTCCAAATACACAAACATTTCATTTCAGTGTACTCTCGTTTTAGTTTGAGAGAGTTACACTAGAAGACACATTCTGTCTTTTTTTTACTCACAAAGACACATTGTATTCTTAACACACTTTATATGTAGGGTCCTCCCATTTTGAGACGAAAATACTCTTTCTTGAATTTAAcgaaaaatttgtttaaaaaaaaaaacaaacataactTGATTTCTGGTTGTTTgcaataaataaacattaatttCACGGACAATCTATTGGTGGATATATGTTTTTGTAGACAAAAATCATGTGGATGTGTTTATGGTGGACAAATTGTTGTGGATAGGCAAATTATGTTAGAGTTTAGATTTATTGTGTATACATTATCGTGGACATCGTATATTAGATTTACGAGCCTAAGTATCATGTATAAAATATTGGACAAATTGATATGAAAAAATGTTCTCCCAACACAATGTGCCTCTAAAGGTAATTGGTAACATAGAATGTGTCTTAGGGAGtaaaattttcatgattttgattattttgtttcttaaatGCAGATGGCTGAGATGTGTTTAGTGATATGTAGAGAATGAGTATGTGGTTCTGGAGGTAAATGGAAGTTCATTGTGGACAAAAAAGATGCATGGACGGGAGATGTGTGGATGAGAGATGCGTGGATGGGAGACGCGTAGACATGAGATGCGTGGACGGGAGACGCGTGGAGCCACTTACACCACCACTGTAACTACCCTCACGTCTTACACCACAGCCTCCATAACCACCACCGCTTCCACTGCAGTATCCATCGCTTCCTCCACCGTATCCACTACCACTGTATCCACCACTTGAGTAGCCACCTCCACCAACCACCACCAACCACCACCATTTTATCCACACTCACGCCTTCCACCATCACCTCCATAACCACCACCGCCTCCATTGTGGTATCCATTGCTTCCTACACCACGGCCTTCATCGCAACCTCCATCGTTTCTACGGGACTAAATTTCGTTCTTAGGAGAGATTGAGATCGAGGAATAGAGATCGAGATTCTGAGATTGAGACTCCGAGATTAAGATAAAAAGATAGAGAAAAGACAAAAGTGAAAAAGTGTATTAATGACAATTTCAGATGGAGAAGGTTAGGGTTTaatctctctaatctctcatGTCTGAGTTCAACATCTGGATCTAGAAAATGTCAGGGGAGAAATTTTTTTCACGATTTTGTATAAATTGAAGAGATAAGGTTTGGTTATtagttagagaaaaaaaatattgtattttagaaaaaaaataaaaaagcagATCAGTTTGGTTGGTAGGAAGAAAAAGTAAAGATGTTTCTTGTTGAGGGTTATATTAGTAAACCTAGCATAAAGAAAGTGTATTGTATCACAATGTGACTCTGAGTGAAATTAATAAGACAAAATGTGTCTCTGAAGATAAAAATTTCTTTTAGTTTCCACCTCTAATTATTTATGTGATTTGAACTTTTTTACGTGCTTATTATCACCATGTAGTTGGACATTATGATGAAAATTTGGTCCCAATGAATAAAAAGACACCTAGTAAACTGTTTTATACACTTAAATAGTAGTAtaaaataacacatgatttaATTAGCGGGCGGGGGGAAGCTGAAATGATAGGGGCTTAAACTTGAAGTAATCATGTTAGAACGTGGAATCATTTCCCACACCCTCGTCGTCGGAAGCACGTTATTAGCGAAGAAGTTGTGTCAAAGGGTCCAAAGACGGGGAAGGTTATAAAACCCCTGGAGCGGACATGTCAGCAGACAAATAAAGTACGTGGCAAGGTCCCACTGGTCACCgacaagtagaagaagaactgACGGCGCAGATTTAGCTGTCCGACTAACGTGCGCCCTCACTGTTTTCTATATCTCTCTCTCCATGACGGTGATGAGACCAGCTCAAGAGCAAGTCAAAATCCATTTCAATCTGaaaacaacaattttttttttcttcagacaTCTCTAGATCTCAATTCCTTGTCTGAAGGATAAAAAagtcaccttcttcttcttcctcgttgcTCCGTTTAGCTGATCATTGTCGGTACTATTCTCAAATCTGCTTCTTTCCGATCAAAGCTTGCATCTTTTTGCTTTCTAAAACTTGGATTTAGCTTCAATCAAATCGCTTCTGTAGATTTTTGGGAAGTATCAATGTTGTGATCTCGtaacactctctctctctatatatatggtTCCGAGGGTTGCTATGAGGCGTCGCGCTGCTGAAGTCCCTCCTACAGAGCCGACTGAGAAGGGAAACGGGAAGAGTCATACAAATAGAATATGTCTGTTAGTGTCCTTATCACTCTTATTCTGGGCATTGCTCTTGTACTTCCATTTCGTTGTCATCGGGAGCAGCACTAACATCGAGAATCAGATCCATTTGCAACCCCAACCtcaaccatcatcatcatcaacctcTCTTCCGGTACCCAAGTTCGATCCTCCCAAAGAGAAAGATCCTTTAGATAAGCCTATACTGGCCACCACTTCCacttttaagcctcctggaactGCCGAGAAACAGGAGTTTCCGTTCGTGAGAGCCTTGAAGACAGTAGACAACAAAAGCGATCCCTGTGGAGGGAAGTACATCTACGTCCACGATCTCCCCTCCAGGTTCAACGAGGACATGCTTCGAGACTGCAAGAAGCTTAGTCTCTGGACCAACATGTGCAAGTTCACCACCAACGCCGGCCTCGGCCCTCCCTTGGAGAACATCGAGGGCGTCTTCTCCGACGAAGGCTGGTACGCCACCAATCAGTTCGCCGTCGACGTCATCTTCAGCAACCGGATGAAGCAGTACAAATGCCTGACCAACGACTCTTCCCTCGCCGCCGCCATCTTCGTCCCCTTCTACGCTGGCTTCGACGTCGCCAGGTACCTCTGGGGGTACAACATCTCCACCAGGGACGCTGCGTCTCTCGACCTGGTCGATTGGCTCACGCAGCGCCCCGAGTGGGAGATCATGAGAGGGAAAGATCATTTCCTCGTGGCGGGTAGGATCACTTGGGACTTCAGGAGGttgtccgaagaagaaaacgactGGGGGAACAAGCTTCTCTTCCTCCCAGCTGCCAAGAACATGTCTATGCTCGTGGTCGAGTCCAGCCCCTGGAACGCGAACGACTTCGGGATCCCTTACCCGACCTACTTCCATCCCGCGAAGGACTCTGAGGTGTTTGACTGGCAAGAGCGGATGAGAAACTTGGACAGGAAGTGGCTGTTCTCGTTCGCTGGAGCCCCGCGGCCCGACAACCCCAAGTCCATCCGAGGGCAGATCATCGACCAGTGCAGAAACTCAAACGTCGGGAAGCTCTTGGAGTGCGACTTCGGGGAGAGCAAATGCCACTCCCCGAGCAGCATTATGCAAATGTTTCAAGGCTCTCTCTTCTGTCTGCAGCCCCAGGGAGACTCCTACACTCGCAGATCGGCTTTCGACTCCATGCTCGCCGGCTGCATACCCGTCTTCTTCCACCCGGGGTCAGCCTACACTCAGTACACGTGGCATCTACCCAAGAACTACTCGACATACTCGGTGTTCATCCCCGAGGACGATATCCGGAAGAGAAACATGAGCATCGAGGAGCGGCTCCTCCGGATACCTCCAGAGCAGGTCAAGACCATGAGGGAAAACGTCATAAGCCTCATCCCGGGGCTGATCTACGCAGACCCGAGATCAGAGCTGGAGACGCTGAAGGATGCGTTCGATGTGTCGGTGCAGGCAGTAATAGACAAGGTGACTCGGTTGAGGAAGAATATGATCGAGGGTCGAACCGAGTATGACAACTTCGTGGAGGAGAATAGCTGGAAGTATGCGTTGCTGGAGGATGGGCAGAGGGAAGCCGGGGGACACGTGTGGGACCCGTTCTTCTCGAAACCGAAGCCTGGAGAAGATAGCGGAAACGATGGCAATGGAGGGACGACCATTTCGGCAGATGCAGCTAAGAATTCATGGAAGAGTGAACAGAGAGATAAGACGCAATAAGAAAGAGACGGAAACTCTTACCACATTTTGTTTGAGGTCTGAGATATAGTTTTTGTTATACggacaaaaaaaagatatatttttgttgttgtattggTATCAAAAATGTAGTTTCTCTCAGGTTTGGTAGAGAAGTTTGTTTGAGAATCTTGTTGTATCAGTATCAGTATCAGCTAAACACCCTGAGATTAATAATGAGCAGTGACCCTTTTCAAGTTCAGCTGAAATCACTGCTATGTTTTAATTTGCAAGATTTTACCAATTAAGAGATTGTTGATCCAGAATAATAGTGTCTCTACGTAGGGAAAATTTCATCTTAAAGTTTAttgtaaatgtaattttttttgctttttttttttgcatattctTTGTGTAATGATGAGCTCTGGGAACCCAAATGTTAAGaaaaacatgtaaaaatatttacctcCATTTCGAACAGCTTTGAGATGCAAGATCCCAGTGCCTTGTGGGCCAGTCATAGTAAACGAACAAGACACTGTGTGCCTTTGCTGAGAAACAGCTAGTGATGCATCGTATGGCATTGTACCATGTACCAGCAGTAGCGGCCATGGGTAGAAGGGCACAAGCATTTGCTTCCGGCCATTAATGTGAAGAAAACAATTTCGGccaattttttaaatactatCAGTAGGTCAGATGGTTAagttactgttttttttttctcaaagatAACAAGCTCAAGCCTCCATGACAACCTTTTTTTCTGTGTGCTTTCagcctttttttaaaaaaaattacagggCCAGGCCTGTGTACCAGTTAAAATGAAGCGGGAACTAATGGAAGACGGGACATTGAGTTGTTTATTCGTGTGCATACAATTTGAGTGATGCAATAGAAGATAAACATGCACAAGATCATTAGCTAGCAACTTTTCTTGAGATCCCTTAAGAAACTAAAATTCCTTAGCTTTAAACTAAATACCAATTGTTACTTAATCAATAACCACAAACATTGatgccaaaaaaatataaaaaaataaccaCAAACATGTAACAAAatgactataaaattataatatatattagaccatcaaagtaaatatatatgttacatACATGTTCTTCATTAAAactgaattatattatataaatatttaagatgTCTAGATTAGAAAGTTTTGTTCATAgtacaaatacttaaaaatattttattctataCAATATATAGAATAGATTACGACACTTTTTTCTTTATCTTAaagcaaattatatatttttgagaaatatatatccattttaaacaaaacaaaattttgaaaatgtattattttttcaacatcatcatttcattgtaacaaatttattaaagtgattaaaaataaataaatggtgAGGGATCAataattttgtaacaaaattttaaactaaaagaGTGAGATAGAAGAAAAAGATGTGGCTCAAATTACTAAGGGCATATACACAATAATTTAGAACCTCTCTGTTCTTATGGTTATTTCACCAATTATGGTTAAATTTTATGGTTATTGTTTCTAATTTCGAAATTTCTCTAAACATAATTTCAGTCTCTACTAGCTTAAAGCCTAAAAGAAAGTTGTAATGTGACTGATTGATTGTCTTTGTCAACAGAAAAATCCCATCTGTAACTGGATTTTCAATGATCTCTGCACACTATCCCAAATGATTAATTTAcacttaaattaaattattgataaaaatctggttttgtattcaaaaaaaaaaaaagataaaaatctgGTTTTTATgagaaagaaaacgaaaaagaaaaacaatattataaataaatattttgggcttagcaatgcaaaaaaaaaaagcgagaAAAGCCCATGTGAAGGCCCACCAGACAAGTTATTCGCCCATTCAGAACATTCCACGTAGGAAGATTAGTAGGTCCCGTATTAAAAAACGTTGCACGCGCCGTTCTCTGCGTGTGATCAGTgaccatctcttcttctttcttttttaactcCGCCACCGCCCGCCACCATAATCAcagattaaaaagaaaaaacgctaagaagtagagagagagagagagagagagagagagagagagagagagagagagccgccCGATTTCCCGCCAATACCGGTTGGAAAATCCTTCGGTTTATCCTGAATTTGTAGGTGAGAATTTTGATAATGTGAATTTAGATTCGAATTTGGTTTTGGATAGTGtgtgaggatgatgatgattagCCACCTTTATAACGTTTGTAGTTTGTGCTTCATTTCTTACTATCTGTCTGTTGTTGACACGTgttagtttattatatatattggcATCTTCTAACTTTGTGCCTTGCACAGATTATCATCAATGGAGACTCGCAACCTTGCACACACTTCTTCTTCGATACCACCACCAGACATTCCCTTCAATTCACAACAACACAATCATTTGCTCTCCGAAGCAGCTGGTCACATTTATTCTAACGATCTCCCTAACGCTGCTGCTGCTTCCATGGTGTCTCATGAACAACAACACATCGGAAGCACTGACACACCTTTCATCCCTGAGATTTTGGACTGGGATCACCACCTTCTTGATTTGCCTTTGGACTTTTCACCCATTCAAATGGAGGAGGAGGATGGTGGCATCCTGCCATCTGATGAGAATCCTATCATGTCTCCTTACTGGAACGATCTTATCCTTGACACAAGTTCTACCTCAGCTTCCAAGCTTGTTTGTGTTTTCTACTTTTATTGACCTCTCACAAATAAATTGTGtgtgagtgtttttttttttttttttaaagtagcaTATTGTTTCAGGTCCATGAATCAACTATGCAACCCCAAGTTCCCCTGCAGCAGCCGCCTTCTCCTTGTGTTGAATTGCCACCTCTTGTTAGGACAGTATCCTCAAACAGCAACGACAACACCAGTGCTGCAGCTAAGGGACGTATGCGTTGGACCCCTGAACTTCATGAAGCTTTTGTTGAGGCTGTTAACCACCTTGGTGGCATGAACAGTGATCATCTTCCCTcagttctttttgttttcttgtgttTTTGAGATCTTTTTTCGACTTTGAAACAGTGTTTTTGCTGATTCAGTGTCTTCTTTAACGCAGACGCAAAACCCAAGGCCGTGCTGAAGCATATGAAAGTCCAAGGCTTGACTATTTATCATGTCAAAAGTCATTTACAGgtttactttttctttctttcttcctaGTGATTGTTTCATGTTAATTCCACTGATAGTAAAAGccaacatatatttttgttttacaaattgCAGAAATATAGGACAGCTAGATATGTACCAGAACCATCACAAGGTATAAAAAATGACCCCCATCCCCTTATGATTAGTATTCATATGCTTCTATCTTCCTCATGATGAGGAAAGTATTGTATGGTGTTAACTTACATCTACTActtgtctctttctttttgtttatctaTCTTGATATGTCGGTTACAGGCTCCACAAATTACTGACTTTTAAGATTATCTTGTCTGACGGTTTTATCAGGCTCGCAAGAGACGAAGTTGACACCGCTTGAGCATGTTACATCTCTTGATACGAAACGGTGAGGGTTTGGTAAACAAGTGACCTTTTCTAACCAGATTCCTGTCTATAAACAAATTGGCATATTATTGATTTTGCAGTGGGATAGATATAACTGAGGCGCTGCGTATTCAGATGGAAGTTCAGAAGCAACTTCATGAGCAGCTCGAGGTACAACAACGATTGAAAACATATGCATCCTTTACCTTTGTTTGTATTCGGTGGCAATCCTTGAAGTTGCAAACAGTAATAAAATGGGTTGTTTTGATGTGGTTTCAGGTTCAAAGAAAGATGCAACTTCGGATAGAAGAACAGGGAAAGGTCCTGCTCATGATGTTTGAAAAGCAAAATATGGATTTTTGCAAACCGGACCAAGAAGACAAAGCAAGTGAGAAAACAACGCCTGAAAGCTGTTCAGAGGAGGCAGATTCTCCACGACCAAAGCGTCCGAGAAACAATGAATGAAAGGAGAGGTTTCTTGGGATGACATATCTATAAAAGTGAAACGGTATGTTGGTGAAGTTGAAGAGTTTGACTTATTAGAGTAGGAGCTTTCTGTCTTTTTAGTTCTTAGGGCCTTTTCTctcagtttttttcttcttctgtttaGTAAAACTATTATTTTCTGATTCTCAGCTCACTAGGAATAAACAGAAATAAAGAGCAATGAATTTTTGTAGAGTTTTTCCTATCTCTGGGATGTAATCTGAATGCTGATTCTAGATTTAGTGTTTATGCTGTTATTTGGAGAGACCCCTTTTaactttaaacttcaaattatAAGTTTTTACGGGATGTTCTAGTTGGAGAAGTAACATAACATAATTTGAAAAACAAGATGAAAAGAAGATACCATGGGCATTGACGCAAGTAAGCACAAATGCTTTCAGAGAATTGAGTATCTGTTTTAACATTTATCTGAGTTTCATGTGTCACGTCAGTATCAAACAAACATGTTTTGTGCCTATTGTAACAAGGAATCTTCTGTTACAATATTGCCCCatcttaaccaaaaaaaaatcatagtacCTTCCAATCTGCTTGTTAGGAGGTTCACGTTCTTCAGTTATATAGAAGAACAAAAAGAGCATTGTTGTAATTAAAGTGAAAGAGAATAGTACAAGACTGAGACTAAAAACAAATCTAATATTGGTTATGTTCAGTGATAATTAATTAGCCAAGCAGGAAAGACTCTTCTTCTGTCTCTCCTTTTCAAAAGTCATCTCTGTTGTCGAATTGAGGCATAGATCTCACAGAACCAGTTTCAGACATGTTATCCACGTCAGATCTTCCGATCGATCTAGTTGAACCTCCTCCAGTttccttcgtcttcttcttcctccttgaTTTCTTCGGAACTTCTGGTAAACTTCCTGTTCCTGGACTAGACCACGAAGAAAACTCGTTTGGTTCAGACACTTCCTTTGGTCTTCTTGACGATGATGTTGTTCCTTTTTTCGACGACCGACGTTTAGTTTTGTCCGATGATATTTCTCTTGTTGGAGAACCTTTCTCGGAAGCTGCTTTCCTCGTAGATTTTGGTAATTTTGGTAAATCTCTGGTCCGACCGCCACATTCCGACATACATCTCGCGGAGGAATCATCTTCTCCGCCTCCTTGTTCAGATTCTAATCCAGCACCATCTTTGAACTCGTTCATCtttcaaacatataaatataaatacacaCACCACattaaaccaaataaattacCCCTTGCTTGCTAGGCATGCTTTATAGGTAAAGTACTTACCCAGCTTGGTGCGGAGGCAGGAGTAGCGGATGGTCCATCCCAACCAATATGGGCGACATGCTTTACGTCCGTTGGATTCCCTATctctatctcttcttcttcttcttttccactTTCTATCATAAATttaataaccaatataatactCCCAAAAATAAGTATCAATTGAATGTATATATTGATTACTATGGCAATATTATTCATCAACACGTACAATGCATGCAAACTTTCTTCTACGTGATATATTGTCTAGAGTAATCATTGTTTACGATTCAGCAACATAGTATGTAAACATCGAAAGAGGACGAAGTTAATTACCAAATACTTGAGAAATGTACCGGAGGCCTTTCAATAGGCTTTTCATACTTGAGCTTGACATTGTAAATTGCATAGATCTTGAAGTCgggtattttctttttgtttacataagaaaatgaaggaaaaaaaatgctAGTAAtggaaaaagaaatgaaaaaatcaAGAAGACAAAATCAAAGAAATTATTGCATGCAAAAACAAGGATTTTACAATCGCAAAATGCTGATTTTTGAAATGCTCATCACTTTCCAGAACACAATAGTTGGCGGCAAtcaaataacgaggaaaactatcGTATGAAAGATCATCAAACTTAAGAAAGAAAATTGCATCCCAGAAACTTGTAGGTTTATCCTGATAGCGGGTTATCCTATATTAAAAAgaaccaaataattaaaaacaaaacaagaaatggtttgataaaaaataaaaatatctaaaaattcaCCTTTTTTTAGCAGATATAAATTCACCTAAAAGTCCTCAAATTTCAGGATAAAAGAAACAAGGAACAAAGGTTCAGCAAACgaagaaatgaaaaaggaaaaaaaatcgaAGGCAACTAAAGAAAATGATTGTTTGAAGAATAATGGTGGAGAGAGTATAAAGGTGATACGGTAAAAAAACGATTGGAAATGTTTGTGTTAACCAATATTCCAGTTATTCTGATGGTcaatatttttccttttaattaTTACTTTCAGAATTAGTCAAATTTAGAATTCGTAACCTTTTTTAACACAACATATTAGATATACAATGTGCCAgtctttttgaaaattttaaaagcaaaacaaaattaaagataGAGATATAAACTTAGAATAGTTTGATAAAATGTCGAAACTGTGATTAGCAAAAAAAACACTCGCGAATAACTTTATGGAAAAATATTGCATCATTCGAATATTTAAACTTGGAAATAGTCATTATATATTGTGACGTTGAGTGCTCCACTTCACAACCTTAATTTCATCGGAGTGATCATTGTATCTTCCGATGAACCATTACTATAAACAGTCAGAAAACACCAGTGTTCTCTGACTttggaacaagaaaaaatatttcacatgGAGAGGAgtttggtaaaaaaatttactctaataaaaagaaagatgggGAAACGTCagttctaaaagaaaaaagttgtgtttaaaagaaaaaaacgattATACATAGCCCCGACAtgagaaaattttgaatttgtatATAGAACTATGAGTTTTGTACCATCCAATGGATAATCGCAAACACAATTTTATTTCAtcttataatctttttttttttttgtcgattgGCCATTTAGGCTAGATCAAATTTCATCTTATAATCGTAAATACAATTTTATTCACCTCAAATGTGTTAAAaattaatactccctctgtACTTTTTTTATTTGACGGTTTCCAGCTTTacacaaacattaaaaaaactgat
The nucleotide sequence above comes from Brassica napus cultivar Da-Ae chromosome A9, Da-Ae, whole genome shotgun sequence. Encoded proteins:
- the LOC106368840 gene encoding uncharacterized protein LOC106368840 isoform X1, which translates into the protein MEGEGDDYPGPESGIDGINLNGRNVGAVMVAPRDVDVASQSGCRVNIYVNSNVQATCGSALFGSKVKLRDPGVHLHIEDVKMPREDGSRQKEMRLIKVGLCLVCLFNVFLGLFLLLSSWLRKETESI
- the LOC106368841 gene encoding xyloglucan galactosyltransferase MUR3-like; translation: MVPRVAMRRRAAEVPPTEPTEKGNGKSHTNRICLLVSLSLLFWALLLYFHFVVIGSSTNIENQIHLQPQPQPSSSSTSLPVPKFDPPKEKDPLDKPILATTSTFKPPGTAEKQEFPFVRALKTVDNKSDPCGGKYIYVHDLPSRFNEDMLRDCKKLSLWTNMCKFTTNAGLGPPLENIEGVFSDEGWYATNQFAVDVIFSNRMKQYKCLTNDSSLAAAIFVPFYAGFDVARYLWGYNISTRDAASLDLVDWLTQRPEWEIMRGKDHFLVAGRITWDFRRLSEEENDWGNKLLFLPAAKNMSMLVVESSPWNANDFGIPYPTYFHPAKDSEVFDWQERMRNLDRKWLFSFAGAPRPDNPKSIRGQIIDQCRNSNVGKLLECDFGESKCHSPSSIMQMFQGSLFCLQPQGDSYTRRSAFDSMLAGCIPVFFHPGSAYTQYTWHLPKNYSTYSVFIPEDDIRKRNMSIEERLLRIPPEQVKTMRENVISLIPGLIYADPRSELETLKDAFDVSVQAVIDKVTRLRKNMIEGRTEYDNFVEENSWKYALLEDGQREAGGHVWDPFFSKPKPGEDSGNDGNGGTTISADAAKNSWKSEQRDKTQ
- the LOC106365250 gene encoding myb family transcription factor PHL4-like, with protein sequence METRNLAHTSSSIPPPDIPFNSQQHNHLLSEAAGHIYSNDLPNAAAASMVSHEQQHIGSTDTPFIPEILDWDHHLLDLPLDFSPIQMEEEDGGILPSDENPIMSPYWNDLILDTSSTSASKLVHESTMQPQVPLQQPPSPCVELPPLVRTVSSNSNDNTSAAAKGRMRWTPELHEAFVEAVNHLGGMNNAKPKAVLKHMKVQGLTIYHVKSHLQKYRTARYVPEPSQGSQETKLTPLEHVTSLDTKRGIDITEALRIQMEVQKQLHEQLEVQRKMQLRIEEQGKVLLMMFEKQNMDFCKPDQEDKASEKTTPESCSEEADSPRPKRPRNNE
- the LOC106365251 gene encoding CRIB domain-containing protein RIC6 isoform X2 gives rise to the protein MQFTMSSSSMKSLLKGLRYISQVFESGKEEEEEIEIGNPTDVKHVAHIGWDGPSATPASAPSWMNEFKDGAGLESEQGGGEDDSSARCMSECGGRTRDLPKLPKSTRKAASEKGSPTREISSDKTKRRSSKKGTTSSSRRPKEVSEPNEFSSWSSPGTGSLPEVPKKSRRKKKTKETGGGSTRSIGRSDVDNMSETGSVRSMPQFDNRDDF
- the LOC106365251 gene encoding CRIB domain-containing protein RIC6 isoform X1, which produces MNNIAIVINIYIQLILIFGSIILVIKFMIESGKEEEEEIEIGNPTDVKHVAHIGWDGPSATPASAPSWMNEFKDGAGLESEQGGGEDDSSARCMSECGGRTRDLPKLPKSTRKAASEKGSPTREISSDKTKRRSSKKGTTSSSRRPKEVSEPNEFSSWSSPGTGSLPEVPKKSRRKKKTKETGGGSTRSIGRSDVDNMSETGSVRSMPQFDNRDDF